The DNA window CTCCGACGATCGCACGCGAGGGACGTAGCACGGCGATCACCCCGATGTGTCGCGGGTTTGACGAGGGTGGGCGCGCGCCGCAGCTTGAGCCCGTGCTGATCCCCGTCCGGGACATCAACCCCACGCGCACCTTCCCCTTGGTGACGTGGTCCCTCATCGCCTTGAACGTGGTGGTGTGGCTCTACCAGCTGAGCCTGGACGATCTGGCGAGCGCGGCCCTCCTGCTCCGCAAGGGCGTCATCCCGTACTACCTCGTCCGCGAGCCGTCCCTGGGGAGCTGGCTGACGCCGCTCACGAGCATGTTCCTGCACGGAGGCTGGACGCACCTGATCGGCAACATGTGGTTCCTGCACGTCTTCGGCGACAACATCGAAGACGAGCTGGGCAAGGTGCGCTACCTCGCGCTCTACCTCCTGGCCGGCCTCGGCGCGGTGGCGGCCCAGGTGGCGATCGGCCCCGACAGCCAGATCCCGATGGTGGGCGCCTCCGGGGCGATCGCCGGCGTGCTCGGCGCGTACATGATGCTCCACCCGCGCGCGCCCGTCGTCACGTTCATCTTCCCGATCGTGTTCGTGCTCTTCGAGTCGCCGGCGTGGGTGTTCCTGTTCGTCTGGTTCGGCCTCCAGACGCTGCAGGGCTTCACCGCGCTCGGCCTCCCCGAGACGGCGGGAGGCGTCGCGTTCTTCGCGCACATCGGCGGCTTCGTGGTGGGGCTCGTCGTCGGACGCTGGCTGAAGCCGCCCGACGTGGAGCCGCCGGCCGAGCTGGCGACCCGCTGAGCCGGCGGCCACGACGACTGTCTCTGGCCCCTTTGCGCCTTTGCGCGAGCTCCGGGAAGGGACTCGCGCGAAAGCGCAAAGGGGCAGAGAAGGAGCTCTGACGAGAAAAGGGCGGAGCACCTCGGCGCTCCGCCCTCGACTCTCATCCGCTCGACCCGTCGTTCAGAACGGGTTGTCCGGCGGGGCCTCTTCTTGGGCGCCACCGCCCGCTGCGCCGCCGCCCGAGCCGCCGCCCGCTGCGCCGCCGCCCGAGCCGCCGCCCGCTGCGCCGCCACCCGAGCCGCCGCCAGAGCCGCCGCCCGCTGCGCCACCGCCCGCTGCGCCACCGCCCGAGCCGCCGCCCGCCGCGCCGCCGCCTGCGGCCGCGCCACCCTCGGACGCGCCGCCGCGGGAAGCGCCACCACCACCGCGGGTGGGACGCTGCCGCTCGGTGAGCGTGAGCGTCACCGACGCGACCATGCGGCCGTCCTGCGCGGAGAACGCGCCAGGCTCGACGGTCGCCGTCGCGTTGTCGTGCCCGCGCAGGGACGCGGTCAGCTCGACGGCCTCCTCGGGCGCGTCGCTCAGGGCGATCTCGCCCGCCCCGGTGACCGAGCCGCTGCCGCCGCCGCTCGCGCGGACGCGAGCCCCGTCGGGCTCCGTGGTGACGTTGATGACGTAGGGCATCGCCGCGAGCTCGAGGCGAAGGTCCTCGGTGCCCTCCTCGGTCGCCGTGACCTCCTGCGTGGCCTCGGTGTAGCCGGCCATGCGCGCGGCGACGGTCACCGCTTCGCCGACGGGGAGAATGACGTCCGTCGGCGCGGCGCCGATCTCTTCGTCACCCACGAACACGGTCGCGCCCTCGGGCTCGGTCGTGACGTTGACGGTGACGGTCGGGCCCTCGACCTCCTCCTCGATCACCTCTTCTTCGATGACCTCCTCGGTCTCGCCCTCGGCGGCCAGGCCCTCTTCTTCGACCGGCGTCGGCTCGGGCTGGGTCACCGGATCCTCGCCCGGCTTCATCTGCATGTAGACGATGACACCGAGCGCGGCCGCGGCGACGAGCGCGAAGAGGATCATGCCCATGCGGGACTTGGGCTCCTCCTCGGCTTCGGCCGCGGCGACCTTGGGACGCGCCTCCGCGACCGCCGGCTTGGGCTTGGCGGCAGCCTTCGGCTTCTCCGCCGGCTTCTTCTCGGGCGCCTTCTTCTCCGCGGCCTCCTTCTCGGCTGCCTTCTTCTCGGCAGCCAGAGCGGCCTCGGCGTCCTTCTTCTCCGCCTCCTCCTTGTCGGCCGCCTTCTCTGCGACCTCCTTGTCGATGGAGGCGGCCGCCGCCTTCGCGTCCTTCTCGGAGGGCTCGTCCTCCGGCTCCTTCGACTCGGCTGCGTCCTTCTCGATCTCGCCGCGGTCGATCGCCTGCGTCTCCGCAGACTCGCTGACCATGCGGGGGGCCTCGTCCTCCGCGGGCTCCGCCTTGGCGGACGCGCCGGTGGACGCCCCTTCTTCGTCGTCGGCGGCCGGGATCCCCATGCCGACGAGCGTCTTCTTGATGCGCGGCTTCCGCTTCTTCTTCGCGTCGGCGCGCTTCTTCTCGATCTCCTCGGTGCGCTTGCGCGCCTCCTCGGCGTTCGCCTCGGCTTCCTTCTTCGCGCTGTCGGCGTCGCCCTCCGCGAGCGCGCTCGCGAGGAACTCGCTCGCGTGACGCACCTGCGTCCGGTCCTCCGGCGCGGGCAGCTCCGACTCGGGCGTCGTGCTGGGGAAGAAGCCACCCGCGGTCGGATCGGGCTTGCTGCCTTCCTGTCCCTCCTCGAAGCGGCCCGGCTTGTCCCCGCGCTTCTGGACCATCTGCTCGACGAGGGCCCGGCTCTCCGGATCCATCTTGATGAACTTGATGCCCATCCCCGGCGGATCGTCGCCATCTCCCGACTCCCGCTTCCAGACGACGCGCCCGACCCCGTGGATCAGACGCGACTCGTCCTTCAGCTGGAATTCGAACTTCAGGAGCGTCCCCACGGACATCGGCGTCTTCGACTTGATGAAGATGCCGCCGCGGCTGATGTCCACGCTGTACTGCTCGATGAACTCATCGAGCGTAGCGCTCTTGAAGCGAACCTTGAGGGAGATGGGAGCGCGCTTGTCCTTGCGCGTATCG is part of the Sandaracinaceae bacterium genome and encodes:
- a CDS encoding rhomboid family intramembrane serine protease, translating into MLIPVRDINPTRTFPLVTWSLIALNVVVWLYQLSLDDLASAALLLRKGVIPYYLVREPSLGSWLTPLTSMFLHGGWTHLIGNMWFLHVFGDNIEDELGKVRYLALYLLAGLGAVAAQVAIGPDSQIPMVGASGAIAGVLGAYMMLHPRAPVVTFIFPIVFVLFESPAWVFLFVWFGLQTLQGFTALGLPETAGGVAFFAHIGGFVVGLVVGRWLKPPDVEPPAELATR
- a CDS encoding TIGR02266 family protein; translated protein: MADTRKDKRAPISLKVRFKSATLDEFIEQYSVDISRGGIFIKSKTPMSVGTLLKFEFQLKDESRLIHGVGRVVWKRESGDGDDPPGMGIKFIKMDPESRALVEQMVQKRGDKPGRFEEGQEGSKPDPTAGGFFPSTTPESELPAPEDRTQVRHASEFLASALAEGDADSAKKEAEANAEEARKRTEEIEKKRADAKKKRKPRIKKTLVGMGIPAADDEEGASTGASAKAEPAEDEAPRMVSESAETQAIDRGEIEKDAAESKEPEDEPSEKDAKAAAASIDKEVAEKAADKEEAEKKDAEAALAAEKKAAEKEAAEKKAPEKKPAEKPKAAAKPKPAVAEARPKVAAAEAEEEPKSRMGMILFALVAAAALGVIVYMQMKPGEDPVTQPEPTPVEEEGLAAEGETEEVIEEEVIEEEVEGPTVTVNVTTEPEGATVFVGDEEIGAAPTDVILPVGEAVTVAARMAGYTEATQEVTATEEGTEDLRLELAAMPYVINVTTEPDGARVRASGGGSGSVTGAGEIALSDAPEEAVELTASLRGHDNATATVEPGAFSAQDGRMVASVTLTLTERQRPTRGGGGASRGGASEGGAAAGGGAAGGGSGGGAAGGGAAGGGSGGGSGGGAAGGGSGGGAAGGGSGGGAAGGGAQEEAPPDNPF